The segment TATTCAGTATGTTTTGAAATGTGATGCcgttgttgttattgttatatTGTTGGATCCTGGCAGTTCCGCTGACGGTGGAACCCGCAAAACCTGTAGCAAATCCTTTATTTCAGGAAGCTTCACCGCCACGCCATAGTGAGGTTATTATTGTTGTGGCTACGTTGATGAAGAATTATTGATTGTGCTGAGCTAATATATCCATATGGTGTTTTTACTAGGCAATGGAGTCATGTCCACGGGTTaagatagaaaattttaaggagttactgaaagaagaaaatttttaccTGCATACTGAGGTAGTTGAttgatcttttaattttttttttttctattattaatattaatatgtaAACCggttattttctttgttttgtcaaTAATTAGTCTAGTCCAAGAATTTTCTACAATCATGTTAATCTCTCTCAAGATAGTGAGTTTGTTTTAATTATCTATGCATGTGGTATAGacattgtttgattttgtttctgaACATACCAATGGTATGATGGTCATGGTTTATAGGCAGGAGAGCAGGGGCGCTTGCCTGTGttgattttaagtttgaaagaaAGTGAACACCGAAGAAGGCCTGCTATTGTTTTTCTGCATAGTACAAATAAGAACAAAGAGTGGTTACGGCCGTTGCTTGAGGTAGCTAGTCTTCTGGGTTTTTGATTTCCATTTTGGTTGAATTTCATTTAGTTACGGCCATTGCtcgggttttttttttccacttatTTCAGGCATATGCTTCTCGAGATTACATAGCAATCGCTATTGATTCTCGCTATCATGGAGAACGTGCTAAAAACTTAACCACTTATCGAGATGTGCGTATTTTCTACTCTTAATTGCTATAAAtcttgagaaaaagaaaatgatcttgtgaaaattttgttgttctCCATGTACTActaattgtttttcatttttgagaATACAAGTCTTGTATCAGTCCAAATTTCCAAGGAGAATGTGGAAGAATCTATAGTTTCCTTGAGCAGTGAATGTTTCTTTGTGATCTGGATCTCATTAATCTATTTAAATGCAGGCACTTGTTTCATCATGGAAGAAGGGTGATACAATGCCATTCATATTTGATACAGTAATGCTTCGGTCATTTCTTCATTTGTTCTATGTAGTTATTTCTGCATTGTTTACCTGCTTACAAGATTTTTTGATTAATTGAGTTCACAATAAGTAGAAATTTTTGTGGTTTAgttttccttttatctatgGCTCACCAAAAATGCTACTTAAACCtcgataatttttctttctctttatgaATGTCTTTGGTTCTTGAAATAGCAACTTAGGGCTTTAAATTTTGCAGGCTTGGGACTTGATAAAGCTAGCAGATTATTTAACACAGAGAGAAGATATAGACCCAACCAGGATAGGAATCACTGGAGAATCACTTGGAGGTGGTTGAGAGAAATTGATAAGAATGACAAGTTATTGCCTTACTTATAGTAATATGCAGAACTAATGTGGTCACTAACCAATGTAGGAATGCATGCATGGTTTGGTGCTGCTGCTGACACCCGCTATGCTGTGGTTGTTCCTATAATTGGAGTTCAGGTGTGTTggcacttttttttattttctattttttaaggTGTAAAACTTACTTTTGAATGACTATACTTTTGTGCAATAAATTGTAGGGATTTCGATGGGCCATAGATAACAATCAATGGCAAGCTCGAGTTGACAGTATAAAGGCTGTGTTTGAAGGTGACTCTAATTTAACACGCCGAAGCcttaattttttgagttttgtgGTATATTTAATAGgaattaaatataatgaaagcATCTGTATATCTTCTCTATGCTTCTAGCATTTGTTTCTCTGATGTTCTTTGTTTTTGGTTCAGAAGCAAGGATTGATTTAGGTAAGAGCGCTATTGATAAAGAGGTGGTGGAGAAGGTAGGTTACCTTTTTGTCCCTATAGATAAGCATACAAGTTTATATTTATCCTTCGATTGTAAGCTAAGCTTTCATGTTCACATATTCTTGTCTTTATATGTGTTTACATGTGCTGATCCATGTGATATCATGTGAATACTGCCATTCATGGCTTTAAGAATTAGCTTTCAGATTTGACATATGCATTCAATATGATGGTCTTGTTTTCACTCTTCAAAGCCAACCTTCGTAGCTTATTCTTTTACATTGTGTATCTGAAGTCAGATTGCCTCTTATTGTTTTTACCATTCTGAACAGGTCTGGGATAGAATTGCTCCTGGTCTAGCCTCTCAGTTCGATTCACCTTACACAATTCCAGCCATTGCTCCCCGGCCACTGCTTATTGTGAatggtataattattttgtaaaacttCAATCTCCCCCATATAATTGTTCGGTGCAGAGGCTTATTCTCACAGTAGGGTTTCAATTGGTGCACCCTAGACTCAAAGCAAGTCATTTCTCTTGCTCTTTCTGTTTGTGTTTGCCTTTAAATTTCATAGGCTATCCCCGCATTTAGAAGACCTGCAATCTTTATAAAGCTGCAGCCTTCTTCTGGTTTTTGTCAATAACTTTTACTGAGTCTTCTTGTTCATTgtgtgttaaaattttgttttgattttgaaaatataggTGCAGAAGATCCTCGCTGTCCACTTCCAGGTTTGGAAGTTCCCAAAGATAAAGCATGCAAGGCTTACGGAGAGGTCAattgtattaataaatttaaggtACACACTTGCACTTGCTCATGCTTTATCTGGTGCAACAATTATAATGTCTAAGTAAAGGAACTAATGTTTTCTTCTCATCGACCCTATGGAAGTCTTAAGCTCTGCATTTATACATTAAGGAGTTTTAAAAGTTCAGATTTCTTGATAAAATTgcataattgtaattttgaaaaccgGATTGGTCGGTTTGACCAGGAACTGTACTGAGGGTTAGTCTAGTCTGGTTGATGGATCAACCAGTCCAAACCTATGGGTTCCTGGTTCAACTGCCAGTTACTCCGCACAAACCCATTCTCATGATTTCTTgtgattaataaaatacaattatttcCTGTAATGCAGTTGATTGCTCAACCTGGAATTGGGCACCAGATGACACCATTGATGGTTAAAGAAGCTAGCGATTGGTTCGACAAGTTTCTGaagaattaattttcttaatgcAATATTTGTATTTATCGTTTTTTACATCTATTCTGGACAGACGGATTTCAGTTGAGTAGTTCGAAATCCTAGTAAGATGTCATAATAAGATCTTCCTATTGAATAACTTTTCCAAATACAATTCTTAAATACAAACCAATTGAAAACAAGCTACACTGACAACGTAAATTTGAAATTGGATCATTCTTTGGCACAAAATAAGGAAGCCAACCTTTCATATTCATTAACATATAGTTTTCAGTggcttataatataatataaataaaaaatatcaaaataatatatcagacttgaatctaaaattaaaatattattataatccttgttttattaataaaataattta is part of the Mangifera indica cultivar Alphonso chromosome 13, CATAS_Mindica_2.1, whole genome shotgun sequence genome and harbors:
- the LOC123193903 gene encoding putative esterase YitV, with the protein product MAKLVVVPVFLILLHLLSHSSMFIIPSTAHVHPRNLYTCVPHGMCVWSCPPKSFPYKYGIEIPNKSITNATKLTHMDKQGAVDAQKIRSDFLKVLRSRRSAEVPLTVEPAKPVANPLFQEASPPRHSEAMESCPRVKIENFKELLKEENFYLHTEAGEQGRLPVLILSLKESEHRRRPAIVFLHSTNKNKEWLRPLLEAYASRDYIAIAIDSRYHGERAKNLTTYRDALVSSWKKGDTMPFIFDTAWDLIKLADYLTQREDIDPTRIGITGESLGGMHAWFGAAADTRYAVVVPIIGVQGFRWAIDNNQWQARVDSIKAVFEEARIDLGKSAIDKEVVEKVWDRIAPGLASQFDSPYTIPAIAPRPLLIVNGAEDPRCPLPGLEVPKDKACKAYGEVNCINKFKLIAQPGIGHQMTPLMVKEASDWFDKFLKN